One Mycobacterium sp. SMC-4 DNA window includes the following coding sequences:
- the mgtE gene encoding magnesium transporter, translating to MTDMAATPSETQVKSIRRALEDVDLPALTAALRPLSAVQIVGLLERLDSRDQAVLYRVLPKGQALEVFERLDPSLQRDIVGGLQDDAVATLFADLDPDDRVELLDELPAKVAARLLRGLPAPERDLTAGMLGYPQNSIGRRMSPEFVSVRSSMTAAQAIARVTGRLRDAETIYTLPVVEEERVLVGVVSLRALLAAASDTTVGAVMSAPHWARSTESAEIAARRCADLKVLALPVVDNETRLVGILTVDDALRILETAESEDQARISGTEPLRRPYLTAPVTSLVRARVVWLLVLAIGATLTVQVLEVFESTLEEVVTLALFVPLLIGTGGNTGNQAATTVTRALALGDVGPRDLGKVLFRELRVGVALGVLLGGLAYLVTSLIYDPAIGSVIGLTLVSLCTMAATVGGVMPLFARAIRVDPAVFSNPFISTFVDATGLMIYFLIAKSVLGI from the coding sequence ATGACCGACATGGCAGCTACTCCGTCGGAAACCCAGGTCAAGTCGATCAGGCGGGCATTGGAGGACGTTGATCTGCCGGCTTTGACCGCTGCTTTGCGGCCGCTGTCGGCGGTTCAGATCGTCGGTCTGCTGGAACGGTTGGACAGCCGGGACCAGGCGGTGCTCTACCGGGTGTTGCCCAAGGGGCAGGCCCTGGAGGTGTTCGAGCGGCTCGACCCGAGTTTGCAGCGCGATATCGTCGGCGGGCTGCAGGACGACGCGGTGGCCACATTGTTCGCCGACCTCGACCCCGACGACCGGGTGGAGTTGCTCGACGAACTCCCGGCGAAGGTGGCAGCGCGGTTGCTGCGCGGGTTGCCGGCACCGGAACGCGACCTCACCGCGGGGATGCTGGGCTACCCGCAGAACTCCATCGGCCGGCGAATGAGCCCGGAGTTCGTTTCCGTGCGCTCGTCGATGACCGCGGCGCAAGCCATCGCCCGGGTGACGGGCAGGCTCCGCGACGCCGAAACGATCTACACGTTGCCCGTGGTCGAGGAGGAACGCGTCCTGGTCGGCGTGGTCAGCTTGCGTGCGCTATTGGCCGCAGCCTCGGACACCACGGTCGGTGCGGTGATGTCGGCTCCGCACTGGGCGCGTTCCACCGAGAGCGCCGAAATCGCCGCCCGCCGCTGTGCAGACCTCAAAGTGCTGGCACTTCCGGTCGTCGACAACGAGACACGACTGGTGGGAATCCTCACCGTGGACGACGCGCTGCGGATCTTGGAGACCGCCGAATCCGAGGATCAGGCCCGCATCAGTGGTACCGAGCCGTTGCGCCGGCCCTATCTGACCGCGCCGGTGACCAGCCTGGTCCGCGCTCGGGTGGTGTGGCTGCTGGTGCTGGCGATCGGCGCGACGCTGACCGTGCAGGTACTCGAAGTCTTCGAGTCCACCCTGGAGGAAGTCGTCACGCTTGCACTGTTCGTGCCACTGCTCATCGGCACCGGCGGCAACACCGGCAACCAGGCTGCCACGACGGTCACCCGCGCGCTGGCGCTCGGCGACGTCGGGCCACGCGACCTCGGCAAGGTGTTGTTCCGCGAACTGCGCGTCGGGGTTGCGCTGGGTGTGTTGCTCGGCGGCCTGGCCTACCTGGTGACCAGCCTGATCTACGACCCGGCGATCGGCTCGGTGATCGGGTTGACTCTGGTGAGCCTGTGCACCATGGCCGCGACCGTCGGGGGTGTGATGCCGCTGTTCGCCCGGGCGATCCGGGTCGACCCGGCGGTCTTCTCCAACCCGTTCATCTCGACGTTTGTCGACGCGACCGGACTGATGATCTATTTCCTGATCGCCAAGTCGGTGCTGGGCATCTGA
- the rpsP gene encoding 30S ribosomal protein S16 — protein sequence MAVKIKLTRLGKIRNPQYRIIVADARTRRDGRAIEVIGRYHPKEDPSLIEVNSERAQYWLGVGAQPTEPVLQLLKITGDWQKFKGLPGAEGTLKVKEPKPSKLDLFNAALAEAEGGATTEATTPKKKKAPAAKKAEPAASDVEATADPAGNADKSEPAAEGEDATVAGATEGSGDSAPAQS from the coding sequence ATGGCTGTCAAGATCAAGCTGACCCGGCTGGGCAAGATCCGCAATCCCCAGTACCGCATCATCGTCGCCGATGCCCGAACCCGCCGCGACGGACGCGCCATCGAGGTCATCGGCCGTTACCACCCCAAAGAAGACCCCAGCCTGATCGAGGTGAACTCCGAGCGCGCGCAGTACTGGCTGGGCGTCGGTGCGCAACCGACCGAGCCGGTCCTGCAGCTGCTCAAGATCACCGGTGACTGGCAGAAGTTCAAGGGCCTGCCGGGCGCGGAGGGCACGCTGAAGGTCAAGGAACCCAAGCCATCCAAGCTGGACCTGTTCAACGCCGCGCTGGCCGAGGCCGAGGGCGGCGCCACCACCGAGGCCACCACGCCGAAGAAGAAGAAGGCGCCCGCAGCCAAGAAAGCCGAGCCGGCGGCATCCGACGTCGAGGCCACCGCTGACCCTGCCGGCAACGCCGACAAGTCCGAACCCGCCGCCGAAGGCGAGGATGCCACCGTCGCCGGTGCCACCGAGGGTTCGGGCGATTCAGCGCCGGCGCAGAGCTGA
- a CDS encoding RNA-binding protein produces the protein MSSVVVDAVEHLVRGIVDNPDDVRVDMVTNRRGRTVEVHVHPDDLGKVIGRGGRTATALRTLVAGIGGRGIRVDVVDTDR, from the coding sequence ATGAGCTCTGTCGTCGTTGACGCCGTAGAACACCTGGTCCGCGGCATCGTCGACAATCCCGACGACGTGCGTGTCGACATGGTGACCAACCGGCGCGGCCGTACCGTCGAGGTGCACGTGCATCCCGATGACCTCGGTAAGGTCATCGGTCGCGGAGGTCGGACCGCCACCGCATTGCGCACCCTGGTCGCCGGCATCGGCGGCCGTGGCATCCGCGTCGACGTCGTCGACACCGACCGGTAG